Proteins encoded in a region of the Carassius auratus strain Wakin chromosome 21, ASM336829v1, whole genome shotgun sequence genome:
- the LOC113039085 gene encoding vitelline membrane outer layer protein 1-like, protein MHRFISIMFSLLVITGLQVSAESAGTRSERSVDRDYRSLLTVPNGGGWGSWGQREMCPAGTYAAGFSLKVEDPINGDDTALNGIRLHCINTIQSSSHLHHSYSSVSSDVGSWGRWTDIKWCPSGFLASFQLRVESFQADGDDTAANNILFRCSRGSFLKGGGTNWGDWGTWSDSCEGKGICGLKTRIELPQGRGDDTALNDVIMYCCD, encoded by the exons ATGCATCGCTTCATTTCCATCATGTTTTCACTGCTAGTCATTACTGGGCTGCAGGTGAGCGCTGAGTCCGCAGGAACTCGTTCTGAGCGAAGCGTCGACAGAGATTACAGATCGCTGCTGACTGTGCCGAATGGAGGGGGCTGGGGGTCGTGGGGTCAGAGGGAAATGTGTCCAGCTGGAACGTACGCTGCAGGATTCAGTCTAAAG gtgGAAGATCCTATTAATGGGGATGATACTGCACTCAACGGGATTCGCCTTCACTGCATTAACACTATTCAAAGCTCATCACACTTGCATCACAGCTACTCCTCAGTTTCGTCAGATGTAGGCAG CTGGGGTCGGTGGACAGATATCAAATGGTGTCCTTCTGGATTCTTGGCTTCTTTTCAGCTGAGAGTCGAATCTTTTCAAGCAGATGGTGACGATACGGCCGCAAACAACATCCT GTTCAGATGCAGTCGAGGGTCTTTCCTGAAGGGTGGCGGCACAAACTGGGGCGATTGGGGCACCTGGAGTGACTCATGTGAAGGAAAAGGGATTTGTGGTCTCAAGACACGGATTGAACTGCCTCAAGGACGAGGAGATGACACCGCTCTCAATGACGTGATCATGTACTGCTGTGATTAA